In Pararhizobium sp. A13, the genomic stretch TGGTGATCGATCGACTGACGCAAAGTGCAGCACGCAGCACCAATGGAGGCAAATGATGAACCTGGAATCCATTCGGTTTTCTCCGGGCGCATACCTCGCCCCTGTCGTCGACTGGCTGAACGCGAATTTTCATCCCTTCTTCGACATCGTGACAAGGGTGATCGAGGCAGTCCTGGGAGGCATTGAATCTGCGCTGCTTTATCTGCCCTATTACGCAGTCATCATTGTCATCGTCGCCTTCGCTGCAATCTTCGTGAATATCCGCGTCGCGGTCACCAGTGGGATAGCACTGGCATTCTGTTTCCTGGCGGGTCTTTGGGAAGCATCGATGCAAACGCTTGCGCTGGTGACAGTGTCCGTGTGCATTTCGGTGCTGATTGCGTTTCCGCTCGGCATCTTGGCATCCCGGTATCGGAAGTTCGAGGCGGCGATCCGTCCCGTGCTGGACATCATGCAGACGGTTCCCCCGTGGGTCTATCTCATCCCGGCCGTGATGATCTTCAGCCTCGGGCGGGTCCCGGCGATCATCGCCACGATCGTCTATGGCATACCGCCAATGCTGCGCCTGACAACTTTGGCGTTCAACCAGGTTCCGAAGGACCTGTTGGAACTCGGACAAGCAACCGGCGCTTCGCCGCGCTCGATCCTCTTCAAGATCGAAATCCCGGCGGCCACTCCGACACTGCTCGTGGGACTGAATCAATGCATCCTCCTCTCGTTGGCCATCGTCGTTCTCGCAGGGCTTGTTGGAGCAGGTGGACTAGGTGCCGAGGTGACGCGCGGGCTGACACGAATGGAAATGGGCCTGGGCCTTCGGGCCGGGCTTGCCATCGTGGCGGTCGCGATTTTCCTCGACAGACTGTCGCGCGGTGCGCTGCAAGGTCGTAGGGCACGCGCCTAGCAACTGACGAGACTCGAAAGGATCCATCATGCGGCGCAGCTTCTTCTGCATCGATGCCCACACCTGCGGCAATCCGGTTCGGCTTGT encodes the following:
- a CDS encoding ABC transporter permease subunit, with translation MNLESIRFSPGAYLAPVVDWLNANFHPFFDIVTRVIEAVLGGIESALLYLPYYAVIIVIVAFAAIFVNIRVAVTSGIALAFCFLAGLWEASMQTLALVTVSVCISVLIAFPLGILASRYRKFEAAIRPVLDIMQTVPPWVYLIPAVMIFSLGRVPAIIATIVYGIPPMLRLTTLAFNQVPKDLLELGQATGASPRSILFKIEIPAATPTLLVGLNQCILLSLAIVVLAGLVGAGGLGAEVTRGLTRMEMGLGLRAGLAIVAVAIFLDRLSRGALQGRRARA